Within Ovis aries strain OAR_USU_Benz2616 breed Rambouillet chromosome 11, ARS-UI_Ramb_v3.0, whole genome shotgun sequence, the genomic segment ggagtgggttgccatttccttctccaacttagAACCTGCAGGGAATGACTTTCTTGTTTTGACTTCGAAACATCAAAGGGTTTGGAGTCAGAAGTCCCAGGTTTCCAGCCTCTGGGCTTTCCCACCTTAACAGTGTGAGTTTGGTTAAATGTCTTAACTTCATCTGATCccagttttcttgtctataaaattAGAATAGCAGCTGTGTGGTTACTTCAGTCCCGAGGGTCGCTCGGCAATTGCATCGGCGGCGAGTATCCTGCAGCATTTCCCCACTACTGCAGCGGTAGTCACGATGAGTTTGCCCCTCAACCCCAAACCTTTCCTCAGCGGATTAACAGGAAGGCCAGTAATGGTAAAGCTTAAATGGGGAATGAAGTACAAAGGCTACCTGGTGTCTGTAGATTGCTATATGAACATGCAGCTTGCAAACACAGAAGAATACATAGATGGAGCATTGTTTGGACATCTGGGTGAAGTTTTACTAAGGTGTAATAATGTCCTTTATATCAGGGGTGTTGAAGAAGATGGGTAAATGAGAGAATAGCATCTTTGGGGggaaatttttttatatatatttgtagacAATAAAAATttggttttcaaaaaaaaaattagaatagcaGTCCTatgttctctgcttttctcaCCAGGGTTGAAGGGTTGCGTAAGATGATGTATGTAAAACTGTAAAATACTCCACAATGTCACTTGCAACATTTACAATGGGAGAAACTTAGACCCCAAGAAAGTTCCAAGTCTTCCACACACAGATCTAGTGTCCAGGTGTCCCAGCTCCTGGCCCTGAACTTCTTGGCTGGGCCAAGGAGCCTTTCGGTAAAGTGCTTTGGAATAAAACAGGGTGAACATGAATCATAAGAatgattattattgatttttcGTTCCTTGGGCAGCAAAAATCATGGCTGGCACTCTTCCCACTTGGAAACTGACTGGCTTGTTTTACATCTCCCGTGTCTGTGGTGAGGTCAGGAGTCTAGAC encodes:
- the LOC105612015 gene encoding small nuclear ribonucleoprotein F-like: MSLPLNPKPFLSGLTGRPVMVKLKWGMKYKGYLVSVDCYMNMQLANTEEYIDGALFGHLGEVLLRCNNVLYIRGVEEDG